The Fischerella sp. PCC 9605 genome includes the window GCAACCTTTTAGATGAAGTGGGTGATGTTAATAATGTAAACACTGAGGAGATAGTGGTAGATATCCCAAGAAGGAGTGAAATAGTTCGTCATCTTGCTCCCCAAAGTGCGGAAAAAAAACCAAAAATCCCATTTTCATTCAGTCAGCGCCTTCTTCGCGTAGTATTGCCTGCTAGTTGCACTGTCACAATCTTTTTAGTGGTCTTGCGATTTCTGGGCATACTACAGCCAATGGAATTGAAGGCTTTTGATTGGCTAATGCGGTGGCGACCAGATGAAGGCCAGGATGAACGTCTATTAGTTGTAGCAATTACAGAAGAAGATATTCAAGCTCAAGATCCCCAAGAAAGTCGTTGGTCAATCTCAGACCGCAAACTTAATCAACTCTTAGCAAAACTAGATAAGTATAAACCGCGAGCTATTGGTTTAGATTTATATCGCGAAAGTACTCTAATTCCGGAATTAGAGACTCGGCTAAAACAGCACAGTAATATTTTTGGTGTGTGCAAAGTTTCCGATCCTCAGATCGATAAGCCATCTATTCCTGCTCCACCCGAAATCCCAAAACTGCGACAGGGCTTTAGTGACGTTTTAGCCGATGGGGATGGGGTCGTCCGTCGTCATCTTTTAGAGATGGAACTATCAAATCCCGATCCTAAGTGTTCTGCAAACTATGCATTCAGCCTTCAACTTGCAAGCCATTACCTGCAATCTCAATTAGGCTTGACAAACGGTCAGTTGAAGATTGGCGATTTTGTTTTTCAGCCAATCGAAGCTTTCACAGCAGGCTACCAAGGTGTAGATGCAAGAGGATACCAAGTGCTACTCAACTACCGCACTCACGAGGGTTCCTCAGAAAAATTTGTCTCCCAGGTCAAGCTTGGAGAAGTTCTCAATAGTAATATTCTGGATACAGTAGAAAACTGATCACACAGAATAGTCATTGTCGGTGTTACTACTGAAGCCAGTGGGGATTATTGGTCTACTCCTTATGATGAGCAGATACCAGGCGTGGTGCTTCAGGCACAAATGGTAAGCCAAATCATCAGTGCTGTCAAAGGTGAACGCCCACTGTTGTGGGTCTGGCCACAATGGGGGGAATGGTTGTGGATCGGGGCATGGTCTCTAGTAGGAGGTGTCCTTGTTCTACGCTTGCGTCGGTTTGGGAGTTTAGCTTTAGCTGAAGGCTTTGCCTTTATAAGTTTGGGAGGAATCTGCTTTGTATTTTTGCTCTATGGGGGTTGGCTTCCCCTGGTTCCACCAGTACTAGCTTTAGTCACTACTGGCTTAACTGTATTAATTCATACAAATAATCGTTCACCGTGAGAATAACTTTCTTTTGATTTCTTTACTATGACTCGAATTAAGATAAACCTTTGGCACAAGACATTTGTTTACATGCTGGCTTCGGTGTTTATTAGTTCTACTATCACTATTCCACTGACGTGGGCACAGGCTAGAGCGTCAACTGAAACTATCGCTCAGGCTAACAATACAGATAACATATTTTACAGGATACGACGATTTATCTTCCCACAAACATCTCGCGCCCGAGGAGCGCCCACAGGACGGCGTAAAGGAGCAGCATCCCGTAAGGGCTGCCCAGAAGCCGCATTGGATCTTACGGCTTTAGTACCTGAGAAAAGTTGGGGGCCAACGTTTGCCGAACGACCTACCTTCTGGTTTCATGTTCCGGCGCTATCTGAAGAAACTCGCTACGGCGAGTTTGTCTTACAAGACGAGCAAAATGATCGTCAGCTCTACCGAACTCGTTTAACCCTACCTGCCACCTCCGGTATCATTAGTGTCAATCTTCCATCAAATCAGCAATACAATCTAGAGATTGATAAGAGGTATCGTTGGTACTTCCGCATTTATTGCGATCCAAAAAACCCATCCACGTATGTTTTTGTGGATGGAACGATTGATAGGGTTGCACAAAATGTTTCTGATGCCAACACAATTTGGTACGACATTTTAACCAATTTGGCTAACCGTCTTCGCGATCGCCCCCAGGATACCCAGCTTAGGGAAGACTGGGCCAAACTACTGGCAGATGTTGGTTTAGAAAGATTAGCGAAAGCACCTTTGTTACCTTGTTGTACTGCACAAAATTAATACCAATACGACACAGATCCCCGACAACTCTTGCGAAGTCGGGGATCTTGTTTTTTAGAGCCAGTTTCCTACTAAAGTATAAGGAGCCCAGAAATAGGGTCGCTTTTCCTTATCCAACACAGATAGTTGAGCGCTTTGTAGGGCTTCAGCTTTAGTAATATTGGGCTTTTCTAACTCTTGGTAAAATGTCTTCATGAAGGAGGCGGTCAGTTGATCGTCCACCTGCCACAGCGTAGCTAGAGTACTGCGGGCACCAGTCTTGACAGCTACCCCAGCCAATCCCAACACAGCTCGATTATCCCCAGCAGCAGTTTCACAAGCACTGAGTACTAATAGCTCAATCGGAGTAGAATCAATTGGGTCACTAGTTCGGAGTAAGTTCTCCAAACCGCTGACTCGCAGAAGTTTGTCAGACAGGACAATAAAGGTTTCCTCTGGATTGGAACTGAACTGACCGTGAGTTGCCATATGAACAACCGTGAATTTAGTCCTGTCGATCCGGTTTTTGAGCTTGATTTCGGTAAAGTCTTGATTTAAGAGTTGCTCGGTATCGGGCACCACAGACCGGACTTCCTGCAATTCCAATTTCACGTTTTCCAGTCGGTTAAATTCTTGACCTTCGAGGTTGATTTTTTCGCTCACTCCACCAGTTAAGGCATTTAAGCTTACCTGTACTACAGGTCGAGGAGCCAACAGTTGCAGACCTGGGGTGAGAGCGATCGCATATTTTTGTACCAGATACTTTTGACCATCGTAAAGCACTGCCATCGGGATATTGCGTAGGGGATTATCCAGGACAAACACTAAGGTTTTGATTTGACTGGCAGCTAGCTTAGTCTCAGCAGGTTGAATCAACCAGCTATATACTTGCTGAGACAATTCTCTCACCTCAAAAGTTCGCGTGATATCCGATAGATATTGTTGCAGTTGTGTGAGTACTTCCTGTGCCTTCTGCCGAGGTATATTCGTTGTGTAAGGCTCCAGTGCTTCTTGCCCAGGAAATTTTGCAATCACCTCTAGACGGTCTTTTAAGAGAATTGCATAAAATACTGCTGCTTTTGGACTGGCTTGGTCTACCACTCGGTCAATTTGTTCTGGCTTGGCATCTGCACAGGCATCACGGAAGAAGTTATCGAGTTCAGCTAGCTGGAGGGCTTCAATCGTTTCACGAGCTTGCTTGAGGTGATCTTGACTGGAGTTTTTCTCTTTCAAGAGTAAATCGACGAACTCCCGATAAACTGGTTCTACACTATCCCGAAAGGTGAATTGAATTTCTGGATTGATGGCAACCAAGTCCCCGCGCAGTGACTGGAGAGATTGAAAGGCTGTGAGGTAGGCGGCTACTGCTCCCTGTTGGTTTCCCTGGATTTGCTCAAGGCGTCCTAGCTGCCACTGCCAGCGATAGGCAATGTCTGGCGCATCAAAAGCCGATATCACCTGCAAGGCTTGTTTGGTCAACTCTTGGGCTTTTGGCAATTGTCCCATCTGTTGGTACAAGCCTCCCAAATAACCAAGAGCGTAGGCTTCTGTGCGTTTATCTTCTAGAGAACGAGCCTGGTTAAGAGCAGTCCCTAAAATTTGACCTATATCTTCCCTAGAGGGAATCTGTGAGGGTTGAAGTGTATTGCTCTTAGCTATCTGTGTTGGTTCGCACTGTTCAAGAATCGGGGATGAAAGTTCTGACGGCTTTTGACTCAATGCTGATTGAAGACACATCAGACTTTGAGCCAAATTGATGCGGGCAAAAACTGCTGTGCGACTGGCAGGTAAGCGATCGAGGTGGGACTGAATTTTATGCAGCACAACAGGTACTTCAGACCACAGCTGAGTTTGTACCAAAAGGTTAAGCAAATTTATCTGTGCTTGTATGCTTGTGGTTGGTGAGCCTAATAACTCAGCTTGCCGATAGCAGTTTGCTGCTTGTTGATAGAATTCAACTGTACTGCCATTGCTTTTGGCAGGTCTACATTCGCCGGATTGGCTTAAAGTCAGTGTTTGCTGTCTTGCTTTTTCCTGCTGGCTGCTTCTCTTACCTTGGGCTAAAGCGGTGTTGCCTAAACTGAGGTCAACAGCAGCAATGTCTTGGGTGTCACCCAATTTTTGAGCGAGTTGCAAACTCTCTGCTAAGACAACTTGTGACTGTTTGTTGTTGCCCATGACTCGCAAGACGTTACCAAGGCTACGCAAGCCATCCAACTTCGACAAGGAATCTGGTTGTTTTTGCAGGGTTTGAAGGGCGTCATTTGATAACTGACATTCTTGAGTGTCAATTCCTAAAGCTTGGAGGAGAGTTTTGCAAGCTCTAGGATACAGTCCCAAAGCTTGCATTGCTTGAGCTTGGTTAATTTGACTTTGGGTGACTCCAGAGCGATCGCCAATTTGAGCATAGGTGTTAGCCATCTGGTGCCAAGTATCGAGAGCCTCTTGCGCTTGTCCCAGTCCCAGTTGCAGTTGCCCTTGGATGTCCAAGGCTGAGGCAAGGATGCGCGATCGCTCTGGTGTATTTTTCTGATTTTTGAGCAGATTCAGGCTGTTAGTAATTGCTTGCTTGGCTTGCTGCCAATTTCCGAGTTGTTGATAGGTTAGCGAGAGATTGCCGAGGGCGATCGCTCCATTGAGTTTATCTCCTTGAGCGGCAAACGCATCTGCTGCTTGCTGCAAAACCCTTCCCGCCTCTTCAAACTTGCCAGCATCGTAGAGTGCTTTGCCCTGTTGTATCAGTTGAGAGGCATCCTGCTGCCGTTGGACGATCGGGGTTGACGCCGGAACCTGAGCAACAACAATTGGCACTGCCATTGAGAAGCAAAATAACAGAGTAAGGAAGACAAGCGAATGATACCTGTACAGTTTTTTAACAAGATGCTGTAATCTGCGACCCAAGAGTGGGTTTTTCCTAATCATGTTTTTTCCCTCCTGTCAAGAGCAATGTTCAGCATCTTTAGGAGCTATTAGTCTGCTAACCCGGGAGCATCCCAAATGTTTAAATTGACTGTCATGCTGAAATATTTAAATTGACTGTCATGCTGAATGGAGCGATAGCGAAATGAAGCATCTCAAGTCGTGAACTAGGCTTGAGATTCTACTCTGCCTTGAGCCGCTGCGCGTCTACGCTCCACTTCGTTACGCACCCTGCGGGAAGCCGCAGAAGTGTCTACAGAATGACAAGCAAAGACAATTTGGTATGAGGAGAGTTTTTCTAACATTCTCCCCATCTCCCCATCAAAATGGTGCAGGGCAGCTAGCGGGGTTTGCCCCCAGGCGTGGGGAAGCTGTGCTGGTGGGGTCGTAGGCTGTGAGAACTACCTCACCTTTGTTGTTAAACACCCATCCTTGGGCAGGCACAACTTGATTTGGGGTTTGAGATTTTGGATTTTGGATTGAGGTTGCATTCGACTCGGTTCTGTTTCCTCGTTTTTTTGGCGGGCTAACATTTGAGGTAGGTTCAATCCAACGGGTTCTCATCACTTCATTGCTAAGTGCTTCATTGGGACTGGGAGGCAAACCGCCGCGTCCAGTGATGACGAAGCTACTGCCTACACCCTCTTGACAGGGGTTTTGGGCTACTAATGCATTGGGGTCAATAACTGTTTGCGGTAATTCTACTAATCCTTGAGTGGGGTCTACATTCGGTTGATTGATGGTAATTTGTCCTTGCACGCCAAGTTGTGAACTAGCTGTGATGTCGTTTGTAGTATCTGTTGGTTTTGGATGGGCTTGAATACCAAAGATACCCTGGGTGCGGATGTTAACGTTACCACCTTTGCCACTGTAGGCATTTGCCGTGATGTCGCTGTTAGAGTTGGGCACTGCAACGATAAATTGAGAGTTGATATTGATGTTACCGCCATTACCACTTTTTTCCTCTGTACCTGCATTGGTGGAGATTTGACCACCACGACGGAGTAAGAGTAAATCACTGTTAAGGTTAATGTTACCACCATTACCGGATGCGGTTTCAGCATTGAGTTTTCCTTGGTTGTCCAAACGGATAGAACCAGCGTTTACATCTAAGTTACCTGCATTAACCGACCCTAAACTACCCACACTTGCTTGCGCCCCATCCCGAACAATCAACTGTCCAGTTTCAATTCTCAAGTTTCCAGCAGTACCAGTACCTTGAGTCAGAGTATATAAGCTACTGGGAAACTGTCCATTAATAATTAAGTAATATTGAGTACCAGATTCCCGCACTGGCGATGTTCCCAGCAACTCCACAGACTCTGTTGCATTAACGACTAAATTCCCTGCGGCGCCTTCATCAAAAGTTGATGCGGATATCGCTCCCCCATCTCGAATAATTAAGTCTCCTGTTGAAATAGTCAATTTTCCAGCATTGCCAGAACTGAAGGTGTCAGTATATATGGTACTGGGGAAACCATTGGCATCGGTTCCACTTAGTTCTACAGAGTCAGAGGCAGTTACAGTCAAAATTCCTCCTTGACCCTCACTAGAAGTACTAGCTGATACTTGCGCTCCATCCTTGACCTGCAAGCGTTGAGTTTCAATGGTCACGGTGCCCCCATTTCCTGTTGCCCCACTTTCGACATTGCTAAAGATGGCACTTGTGGTGTTATTGGCACTTACCCCAGCAATCGTAACAGCATCGCTGACATTGATGTTGACATTTCCAGCATTGCCGTTTCCACCTGTGGGTTCCTCCTCCGAAGAACCACGCACAAAGGTATTGAGTTGACCGCCATTGGTCAATAAAAGTGACCCGGCGCTGATATTGATGTCTCCTCCCTTACCAACGGCTCCTGCTTCTACCGTGGTAAAGGCTGCACTCGGATTTCCGTTGCTGTCATCTCCATCAAAGGAGATAGCATCAGTAGCGTTAATTGTTATACTGCCTGCATCTCCCAGTCCAGAAGTGCCGCTATCCAGTTGAGATCCATTGGTTAAAGTCAGATTTTCAGTACTTATGCCTATGCTGCCTGCATTTTCCTTGCCATAAGTTGAGGCTGATAATCGTGCGCTATTATCAAGGATTAAATTTCCAGAGGAGATGTTAATATTGCCTCCTTTATTACCCGTCGCTTCACTTTCGTCAATATCGGTGAAGACAAAGCTGTTATCAAAGGAGACATTATCTATGGAATTAATTGTTATGCTACCTGCATCCCCCCACCCAGAAGTGCTGGTAGAAAGTTGAGCACCATCTCGTAATGAGAAGGAACCAGAATCGATGATAATATTACCCCCATTACCAACTGTCCCAGTTTCCACATCACTGAAAATCGCGCTGGAAAAACCGTTTTTCTGTCCAGCAATATCAACAGTACCAGTAACTTTGACATTAACATTACCGGCATCTCCCCATCCTGCTTTTTGGGTATCAGATGCTTCGCGAATAGAAGTTAGCAGTTGAGCGCCATCAGTTAGTGACAAAGAAGCAGCATTGATATCAATATTGCCACCCTTACCCACACCTCCGGCTCGCACTGTGCTGAAAATGTCACCACCTGCAAGGGAAACGGCATCTTTTGCACGTACTATCACATTCCCTGCATTCCCTCGTCCAGATGTTGAGGTATTAAGTTCAGCGCCATCTCGTAATGAGAAAGAACCAGAATCAATGGCAATGTTACCCCCATTACCAACTGTCCCAGTTTCCACATCACTGAAAATCGCGCTGGGAAAATCGTTTTTCTGCCCAGCAATATCAACTTCCCCAGTCACGTTAATATTGACATTACCAGCATCGCCCTGTCCTGCTTTTTGGGTATCAGATGCTTCTCGAATAGAAGTTAGCAGTTGAGCACCATCAGTTAGTGACAAGGAAGCAGCATTAATATCGATATTGCCACCCTGACCCACACCTCCGGCTCGCACTGTGCTGAAGATATAAGCGTTACCTGCAAGGGAAACGGCATCTTTTGCACGCACTGTTACGTTCCCCGCATTTCCAGAGCCATTGGTACTTGTAAATAGTAGAGCACCGTCCCTGATGCTCAAACGCCCGGTTTCTATAGTCAAGTCCCCAGACTTTCCTGTACTGCTACTACTACCAGTGCCAGTATACAAACCACTGCTATAAAAACCTTCCCCTATTAGTTCTACAGACTCAGGGGCTTGTACAGTAAGATTACCCCCGTTACCGGAAGATACAATATAAGTCGCTACATAAGCACCATCCTTAATAATTAATTTTCCTGTAGTAATCCTTAAGTCCCCAGATGAACCACTGCCTTGAGATTCAGTAAACAAGCTGCTGGCATACCGATCATCTGTTGATTGTCCAATCAATTCTACTGACTCAGTAGCGTTGACAGTAAAATTTTTTCCTGGCTTTGAGCCTAAGGAAATGGATAAAATCGATGCACCATCACTTAGCGACAGTTGCCTCCCTTGTACTTGAATCTCGCCTCCCCCCTCACCACTGGCATCTGTTGATGCTTTTTGGGATAGTTGGATATCTCCGAAGTTCTGTACACCTGAATATCCTAAAGCAAAGCCAGAGTCCGTTTGACCAAGATTGACTAAACTTGGTGAAGCAACACTCCCCAGTTCGATCCGTCCTGACTCAGCCCTGAGATTACCGCCTTCTAGTTCTACATCACCACCCACAAGCGCCAAAGTTTTTCCTGGCTGCACTTGCAGTCCTGGATTATCAGTGTGAATAGTCGCGTCTGTATTTGAATAACTAAATTTATGACCCGACCCCTTCACGAGAATCTTTCCTTGATTCTCCCGAAATCGCAAGCCAATGGGAATATTTACAGTTAATAGTGGTGGTGCTTGCGCCTTGCTGGCGCTAAATTCAAAATTGTTGTCAAATACCAGACTATTGGCTGTACTTGCAAAAAATGAACCACCTAGATATAGACGGGCATTATGTCCAAAGACAATACCGTTAGGATTAATCAAGAATAGGTTAGCATCGCCCAAAACACCAAGCGCACCCAAAATGTTAGAGGGATTACCCCCTGTCACTCTACTGAGAATGTTCTCAATCCCAGTGGGATTGTTGAAAAAGGCTCCCCTGCCTTCATTCACATTAAATTCCTGAAAACTGTGGAACAAATTTGAGCCGCGAGTCGCACCACCATCAATGATGTCAATATTAGTAGTAATGGGAATTACCTGTGAACTTTCAGCGCCTAAGCTGTTATCAGGAGTAATTTGCGCTCTGGCGGTGTTGAGCGAGGCAAGACTCCCTAAAATAGCCAAAGGTAAGGTGATGAGAAACAGCGATCGCCAATTTTGCTTCATATCAACTTCTCTCCCTCTCTAAAAGGGACTGTAATTCACGCTCACATCTGTGAAAATAAATCTCAAAACCTGGCCCAGTCTGGACTGATATCTCATTTCTGGAGAGGTTCAGTAGATATTGATAAGCTAGTTTCTTAAAAAGTTTTATTCACGAATAGTAATCACAGCTACTCGGAATAATCTTAACTACGTTATTTATTTTGGAAATTAAATATTATGAATAACTTGTGAGGAGTTATACAATTAATAACTTAAAATTTCATTAAGTTAACCAAGGTATTGATTGATACTAATTATGCACTCTCTTTGTTAATAAATTTGCGACTAATGCATACCCTAAAACCGATGCTGTTGTTCCAGTTGTCAGGATCGCTATTGTAGCGGTTGGCAGAACGGCAGCCTTCAGGATCGTTGTACCAGGAACCACCACGCAGCAGTCGAGCTTGATGATCGTTACTCTTGTCTACCCAGGCACTACCATCAACAGGCGCTCCTTTATAGCTATCGTGCCAGCGATCGCCACACCACTCCCAGACATTGCCATGCATGTCGTATAAACCAAAGGCGTTAGGTGGAAAATTTCCTACTTCTGTTGTCTGTTCTCGATATATGCCTTCTGGTGCTAAGGCGTAAGTGTTATTCCCGTCGTAGTTGGCTAACTCAGTCGTAATCGTCTTGCCAAAATGAAATGGTGTCGTTGTTCCTGCACGAGCTGCATATTCCCATTCGGCTTCACTGGGTAGACGATATTCCCGTCTTGTGTAGCTAGATAATCTGGCACAAAATTCTAATGTATCGTTCCAGGAAACTTGTTCTACTGGTCGGTTGTCGCCTTTAAAATTTGATGGATTTGGTTTTAGCTCACGGTTAATTTTGGGTAATTCTACTACTGCTTGCCATTGTGTCTGGGTGACTGGGTATTTACCCATGAACAGGGGTTGAAGGGTTACTTCATGCTGAGGTTTTTCATAGTCATATCCTTCTGATTCTGGTGAACCCATGATAAATTCCCCACCAGGGATAGCGACCATTTCTAGGGTAATACCATTTCCTAAGTCTTCAGTAAAATATTGGGCTTGACCTTTTTCTCGCTTAACTATCCGACCACTGATATCGACAGTCACTACGTCAAACCGAAAATCCTGTAGTTCGGTCTGTTGGGTAAGTGCAGATTGAGAAGCAACCGATCTATCTTCTGTTGGCAAAGTCACAGGCTCAGGAATTAAGGTAATATGTTCAGGGCTTTTAGAAAACTGTCCTTGTCGCTGGGCAATTCTCAGGAGTGCCTGAATTACCTGCATGTCTGAACCTCTCGCAACCACATTCACTCGAATCCATAGCTGTCTGGCTAATTCCCAATTTCCTTCGACTTCGGCTTGATAAGCGTCAAGTTTCATCGTGGCAATATCATGGAGAGTGGCGTAGTCGGGCAACAAAATCAGGTGTAGCTTGGCGGCAGGTTCGGCTGTAGCATAGGGATTTTGTTGAATTTTCCGGTACTGTTGGTTGATTGTTGGAACTCTCCATTGTAAATATCGCTCCAGCCTTTCGACTGTGGCACAGTTCCCTGAACCTGTTATCCTCAATCCCTCTAACAATGCTTGAGTGAATGAGCCGTGCTGCAACTGCTCAATTTCATAAGAGGTTTGATGAGGACTGCAAGAGTAAAAGGTGACTACTCCCTGATGTTCACAGCCAATACCCTCTCCGAGCCTATTTCTTTCATCACGGCAGGCATCTAAAAACAAAACTACATTATCAGCTCCGCTGCGGCGCAGTCTTTGGGTAACAAAATCAACAGGGATTGCCGTATGTTCCACATCTCCTGGGTCGCTATCCACAAGCATGAGATAGTCTCGCTCAGCTTCACGACGACCGTGACCAGCAAAGAAAAACCAGAAATTATCTCCTGATGTCAATAGTGGTTTTTCAAAGTTTGCCCGTAGGAACCGCCGCAAGTTACCGTAGGTGGGCTGAGTAGGAATGGATGCAGGAAAAGCCGGAATTGATTGTGAGTCTTCTGTAAATAGAAACACCCTGTCAAACTGCGCTTCTTTTTCAAACCAATCGCGCAT containing:
- a CDS encoding two-partner secretion domain-containing protein, which codes for MKQNWRSLFLITLPLAILGSLASLNTARAQITPDNSLGAESSQVIPITTNIDIIDGGATRGSNLFHSFQEFNVNEGRGAFFNNPTGIENILSRVTGGNPSNILGALGVLGDANLFLINPNGIVFGHNARLYLGGSFFASTANSLVFDNNFEFSASKAQAPPLLTVNIPIGLRFRENQGKILVKGSGHKFSYSNTDATIHTDNPGLQVQPGKTLALVGGDVELEGGNLRAESGRIELGSVASPSLVNLGQTDSGFALGYSGVQNFGDIQLSQKASTDASGEGGGEIQVQGRQLSLSDGASILSISLGSKPGKNFTVNATESVELIGQSTDDRYASSLFTESQGSGSSGDLRITTGKLIIKDGAYVATYIVSSGNGGNLTVQAPESVELIGEGFYSSGLYTGTGSSSSTGKSGDLTIETGRLSIRDGALLFTSTNGSGNAGNVTVRAKDAVSLAGNAYIFSTVRAGGVGQGGNIDINAASLSLTDGAQLLTSIREASDTQKAGQGDAGNVNINVTGEVDIAGQKNDFPSAIFSDVETGTVGNGGNIAIDSGSFSLRDGAELNTSTSGRGNAGNVIVRAKDAVSLAGGDIFSTVRAGGVGKGGNIDINAASLSLTDGAQLLTSIREASDTQKAGWGDAGNVNVKVTGTVDIAGQKNGFSSAIFSDVETGTVGNGGNIIIDSGSFSLRDGAQLSTSTSGWGDAGSITINSIDNVSFDNSFVFTDIDESEATGNKGGNINISSGNLILDNSARLSASTYGKENAGSIGISTENLTLTNGSQLDSGTSGLGDAGSITINATDAISFDGDDSNGNPSAAFTTVEAGAVGKGGDINISAGSLLLTNGGQLNTFVRGSSEEEPTGGNGNAGNVNINVSDAVTIAGVSANNTTSAIFSNVESGATGNGGTVTIETQRLQVKDGAQVSASTSSEGQGGILTVTASDSVELSGTDANGFPSTIYTDTFSSGNAGKLTISTGDLIIRDGGAISASTFDEGAAGNLVVNATESVELLGTSPVRESGTQYYLIINGQFPSSLYTLTQGTGTAGNLRIETGQLIVRDGAQASVGSLGSVNAGNLDVNAGSIRLDNQGKLNAETASGNGGNINLNSDLLLLRRGGQISTNAGTEEKSGNGGNININSQFIVAVPNSNSDITANAYSGKGGNVNIRTQGIFGIQAHPKPTDTTNDITASSQLGVQGQITINQPNVDPTQGLVELPQTVIDPNALVAQNPCQEGVGSSFVITGRGGLPPSPNEALSNEVMRTRWIEPTSNVSPPKKRGNRTESNATSIQNPKSQTPNQVVPAQGWVFNNKGEVVLTAYDPTSTASPRLGANPASCPAPF
- a CDS encoding CHAT domain-containing protein, giving the protein MAVPIVVAQVPASTPIVQRQQDASQLIQQGKALYDAGKFEEAGRVLQQAADAFAAQGDKLNGAIALGNLSLTYQQLGNWQQAKQAITNSLNLLKNQKNTPERSRILASALDIQGQLQLGLGQAQEALDTWHQMANTYAQIGDRSGVTQSQINQAQAMQALGLYPRACKTLLQALGIDTQECQLSNDALQTLQKQPDSLSKLDGLRSLGNVLRVMGNNKQSQVVLAESLQLAQKLGDTQDIAAVDLSLGNTALAQGKRSSQQEKARQQTLTLSQSGECRPAKSNGSTVEFYQQAANCYRQAELLGSPTTSIQAQINLLNLLVQTQLWSEVPVVLHKIQSHLDRLPASRTAVFARINLAQSLMCLQSALSQKPSELSSPILEQCEPTQIAKSNTLQPSQIPSREDIGQILGTALNQARSLEDKRTEAYALGYLGGLYQQMGQLPKAQELTKQALQVISAFDAPDIAYRWQWQLGRLEQIQGNQQGAVAAYLTAFQSLQSLRGDLVAINPEIQFTFRDSVEPVYREFVDLLLKEKNSSQDHLKQARETIEALQLAELDNFFRDACADAKPEQIDRVVDQASPKAAVFYAILLKDRLEVIAKFPGQEALEPYTTNIPRQKAQEVLTQLQQYLSDITRTFEVRELSQQVYSWLIQPAETKLAASQIKTLVFVLDNPLRNIPMAVLYDGQKYLVQKYAIALTPGLQLLAPRPVVQVSLNALTGGVSEKINLEGQEFNRLENVKLELQEVRSVVPDTEQLLNQDFTEIKLKNRIDRTKFTVVHMATHGQFSSNPEETFIVLSDKLLRVSGLENLLRTSDPIDSTPIELLVLSACETAAGDNRAVLGLAGVAVKTGARSTLATLWQVDDQLTASFMKTFYQELEKPNITKAEALQSAQLSVLDKEKRPYFWAPYTLVGNWL
- a CDS encoding SUMF1/EgtB/PvdO family nonheme iron enzyme gives rise to the protein MALNWAIAIGINQYNNLQPLNYAKLDALAMRDWFEKEAQFDRVFLFTEDSQSIPAFPASIPTQPTYGNLRRFLRANFEKPLLTSGDNFWFFFAGHGRREAERDYLMLVDSDPGDVEHTAIPVDFVTQRLRRSGADNVVLFLDACRDERNRLGEGIGCEHQGVVTFYSCSPHQTSYEIEQLQHGSFTQALLEGLRITGSGNCATVERLERYLQWRVPTINQQYRKIQQNPYATAEPAAKLHLILLPDYATLHDIATMKLDAYQAEVEGNWELARQLWIRVNVVARGSDMQVIQALLRIAQRQGQFSKSPEHITLIPEPVTLPTEDRSVASQSALTQQTELQDFRFDVVTVDISGRIVKREKGQAQYFTEDLGNGITLEMVAIPGGEFIMGSPESEGYDYEKPQHEVTLQPLFMGKYPVTQTQWQAVVELPKINRELKPNPSNFKGDNRPVEQVSWNDTLEFCARLSSYTRREYRLPSEAEWEYAARAGTTTPFHFGKTITTELANYDGNNTYALAPEGIYREQTTEVGNFPPNAFGLYDMHGNVWEWCGDRWHDSYKGAPVDGSAWVDKSNDHQARLLRGGSWYNDPEGCRSANRYNSDPDNWNNSIGFRVCISRKFINKESA
- a CDS encoding DUF928 domain-containing protein; the encoded protein is MTRIKINLWHKTFVYMLASVFISSTITIPLTWAQARASTETIAQANNTDNIFYRIRRFIFPQTSRARGAPTGRRKGAASRKGCPEAALDLTALVPEKSWGPTFAERPTFWFHVPALSEETRYGEFVLQDEQNDRQLYRTRLTLPATSGIISVNLPSNQQYNLEIDKRYRWYFRIYCDPKNPSTYVFVDGTIDRVAQNVSDANTIWYDILTNLANRLRDRPQDTQLREDWAKLLADVGLERLAKAPLLPCCTAQN